The window AAAAAAGAAcagatgtatgtatatggaaGCGCAAGCTTACGGTAGGCCATGATTTGTGAGCGACTCTGAAAAGTTGACACTGGATGAACTGAACAAGAGGGGAAGGTTTCCGAAGGccggcgccttcgtttcccgaTGGCAGCAGTTTGCATCATTTCGCGACTTGTTTGAGTCTCTAGCACTGGGGCGCCCTGCTGAAAGTGGTGTCGCTCTCAGAGGCCGCACTGTTGAAAAACACCTCTTTAAAAATAAAGTGTGTTTCTCCTGAGCGATAGTCTTCTTTCCGAGGAAGCAAACTGAACGGAGGCAAGCAGTCGCACGCCTGCCTATGGACAAGCAGCGATAGGCTGGCTGCAAAAAACTCGGCGGCACGCGACAATTCGATTCGACAAAGCATGCGCTTCCATAAAAAAGCGGGAAATTTGGAGCGGAAGCGTCGCGTGACAACCCCGTCTGCTTGGGTCGTTCGAGACGCGACACGAGAACAAAAGCGAGGCAGTATCTCCAAACACCGCCGGTGTGgattcgcctgtctcccacggagagcgagggcCCCCACCGCATGGCTTCCTGGCGTGAACCTGTTCTTTTCGGCAGTTGATTCCCATAATCACCCATattccctcgcctctctggaaATGTCCACCTTCGTTGGAGAAGAACCAACCGACATCCCCGCGTGCCGAGGGCAACAGGCGCGAGGGCAAGAACGCAGCGGCAGACGCCGAGTCGAGAGAGCGAGCCTCAACCTGGCAGACTGCAAAAGACTGCTGGCGTCGTGCGCGACTCACGTCGGTCGCCAGTGGATGCATGCTGGGATAAAAATAGACgtgcctctgcctctctctacGCGTTGAGTGTGAGGTCGGCCAACGCGCGGGGCGCACGCATACACCCGAGATACAGCTTCCACAAAAAAGCCGCTGTTCGATCTCGCCCATCGGACCACgggcgactgcatgcagaccgATGCAGAAAGAAGCCCGACACCTGCGCCCTGGGCGAAGCGTCTCGACACCCTGCGCCGACTTCCCCTGGCCCGGCAGCCGCAGGGGACACAACCGCGGGTGTATGTGCGTGTACAAAACAAAAAGATACACGCGTACGCTTCTATGCCGCACTGACGAAAGCACTGCTGGCGAACCGGAAACACACGAGCAAAACCGACAAGGGAATAAAAAAAGGGTCCCGCGAACGTCCGGGCGCTTCCACCACCCGACGATcggcaactgcatgcacaagcGTGAGGCGACAAGACTCAGGAAGGTACTTGTCGAGACGGGTTCGACCTTCTCACAAACTCGCAGatccatgcatgcatgcacagacatgTGCGCACACCCACGCGCAAcagctcttcttctgtgcgAATTGAGAGCAGCGGCAGGTGGCCTGGCCAGACGCATGGCAGACTAGTCTCGCTTTTCGAGCAAAACCGAGCAAAAACCGTGTCGAGCGCCGAACGGGCGGGCGTCGAAAAATCCCCACGAGTAGACGCACGGCCTCACAAGGACGGACCGATTTGCATCGCTTGAGAAAACTTGCTAAAGGCCTCCCGAGCTCTGTCGATGTTACACAGCGTTGCCGCTGGCTCCACGCCTGCAAAAAGCAGAGGCGCGTCGAAGAAGCTGCTCCATTAGACGGATCTACGTTTTATACTCACACGGCGATGCATTTATACGTGTGTCGATACTtacacacgtgcatgcacacttGGACACGTACACGCACATACTCGTAAGGCTCCCTTCATAGGTCtctatatgcatgcatatgcgcGGGTGAATGTATGGTGTGTAAACGCTTTGGAGCGGGAACCTGGCCAAACGTTGCCAGGCCATTCGTTCTGTGTCGGGAAAGTGAAAAAATTGAGCTCTCCAAGCAGAGGCTTGGAACCGAAAGTACCTGGGTCACTTATGATGATCATGATGTACGTGTTGCGAGTGAAACGCTCGatgaaggcagagaaggtCGGCGTCCGGGCGACGAAGCTCGAGAAATTGCTCTGTACGCGAGACACAAGAAAAGCGCCACAAAGCGCTTCGCGCCCAGACCCCTTTCGTATCCACCACGGCGGCCTACCCCGTCGTGTTCTCCATATGTACATCTGTACGTGTGTGCCTAGTCacagatacagatatatatatatagatatgtatatatatgtatctgtatgtatatatatagagagagaaaacaaagtaGAAATCAGTAGTTCCACGTGGTCATCCCTTCCTGTTCGTTTGTTTGCGGCtgcatacacacacgcgtatacacgcagagaggcgtgcaTGTAAAAACGAAGATTCACACTGAGGAGTTGCCGTCAAAAGCCCCCCCGGTGGAGCGAGAAGTTCGCCGCGTGGAGTACCTGGGATTTTGCGCACGTAATTTTGAACTGtttgcagctgctggagacTTTTTCGAAGCGGTGAGTGTCGGGGTGCTCCCGTCTTGaccagcgcgagagaacctGCGAAATCCAACGCCGGGAGTCGGACGGGCGTTCGCAGAATGGAGGTATCAGGCTTCGTGGGCGAGAGAGCAGTGTCTTGCACAAACGCGAAACACGAGGCCTTCAGCAGAATGCGGTGCCGAGACGTTTCGAAGCGCGAGCCTGTTCCCTTACCAGAAAAGTATTCTTTTCAAAGAGAACAATTTCGTCTGCGACGCACAGCTCAGAGAGAACTCTCAAGTCGCGCTGCAGATCCTCGGCATGGGGCACCAAGGACGCGACGATTGTGCTCCACGCTTGAAACAGCGTTTCTTCCCAGATCGACGTTGCAAAGACACccacttctttctctgcgaaaACACCACACAAACATCGCATTTTTAAAGGCGCTCAGAAAACGTGAAACAGCCCGTGCGATCTCTCAGTCAGGAATACCGAGTGTTTGACCGTACACAAACGTGCCTatgatacatatatatatatatatatatatatatatatatgcacatgcgtATACATATCTAAATCTACATGAAAAGAAATCCCTACAGACACAAATCACTGACCACATATATGCTGATGAACGAGTCAGCGTGTAGATGCATGTAAGCCTGCTGCTCCCCGTGGGCAGAGATAGTGCTGGGGTGTACACATGTCCACAGGAGAGATCCAACTGTGCACGAACACATAAATGCACTGTGTCTAGAGACGGATGAGGGTGTTGTCCTCGGGAAACAGCGCGAACGTTTGACTACTCGAATTGGGAAAGGACGGCAACTCGACCCTGAGAGCGTTCGCCAAAAGAACCAGAGCACACACTCGGCGGGGAGTCCCCAGGGGGATTTTTGGAGtggagcaagaagagacaccccCTATCCTTGTCGCAGGTCAGAATCGCGACACACagcagtgcatgcgcggtcTCTTGCCCTAACACGCGGTTcacttctctttttcgtttctcgatctttttcttttccgctccATGCTTCCAGCGGCATCAGTTCCTTACCCTGTGCAAGGTCGCGAACAAGTTTCTGGTAGAAGGCCGTGATTTGAGGccgctctgcatgcggaacGATGTCCATCTTGTGAACGAGGACAAAGACTTTTGcgccgggagagaaggctcgAATGCTCTCGAGAGCTTCGCTGAGGTAGCGCGCGTCCTTGGCCAGCTCCCGGAGACGAGCGTCTGTCTGTGCAATTTCCCGAAGCGCCGAGGGAGTACCTGTTGACGAGAAGCTTTTGACTGTCGCCGCGAACGCGGAGGGCAACCGACGAGTCGAAagcgggaaacgcggcgtGGAGGACAGccgaaacgaaggcgaacgcgcgcgccgcttggagtgcgccgaggcgccgccagGTACgtcagaagagacaggtgaatgagcggcagaagacggagatggagacgcgcgaggcacagacagcgagggcgatggagaagagggaggcagagacgacgaagcacACGGTGAAGGCTGCACAGGCgatgaggacgaagacggcgaatgAAGCacagcagaggaggaagacgatgaaCGGGGGCcggcagacgaggacgaagaagacgatgaacgaagagcagaagacgaggatgCAGACTGCGAAGGACGATCGGATGACCCACAGGAAGCAGCCCCCTCAGCTGATTCTACCATCTGTGCAGCGATGAGGGAACCCCGACGGACCTCGAGTGCGTAAACCAAGACTTCCGCGTTCCTGAAAAGATGCAAACACAAACAGCGAAGCGATCACGGAGAAGACACCCTCGCGGCACTCTGAACCGGACTAGAGAAAAAGGGCAAAAAAGATGTGaggcgttctctctgtccttgaCACTAGCCCTTCTCTCACTTCTGAGCTCGCCAGGTTCCCTGCTATTCCACGATCCCGCAAAAACCAAAAACAAGAGCACAGGAGTGGCCCAGGCAGACATGggaatatatgtatgtgtatatatgtatacatgtatatatatatatatagttgaATACATTTACATGCCGAGATGGGGAGGCAGAGTTTCCTTGTCCATTTGCTCGTTTTCattttctcgttctttgtGGAGGGCGATGgttctctccagcttcgtcGTGAGACGTTCCCTCTATGAACCTCGAAACCGAACTCCATGATACTTGCTTGTCGCACCGTAGACGCAAGTCTGTGTCACCTTGCAACACAAGATTTTCGTCCCGCTTGCTGTCCGGTCTCGTCTTACCTAAAAATGTGTTCTCTCTGTAGTTCAAAGTAGTTTTCCATGAATATGTCTTGCCCTCCACAGTCCCAAATTGACAGCTCAAGTGAGCCTAGGAAACGCAGCTTTGAATGCTCAACGTTAGTCGTCGGCGTCTGTTTGTGCGTGTCACGGGGCATATAATTCGCAAAGATAATGGAACGCATCGAGCTCTTCCCCGCTCCTGCTCGCCCCATAAGCAGCAGTTTGCTGGTGGCCTCAGAGTTGTTCTCCATCGTGTTCGCGTACGGCAGACCCTGATTGCCGTGAAAGACAAAAAATTAAAAGGAACGAGATGAGCTACGGTCAAGTGACAGACACGTCTACAGCCTCAGTATCACACAACAGTAGTCCATAtcagcatatatatatatatgaatgtatgtatgtaagtatgtatgtatgtatgtatgtatgtatttagATTGGACTGtacatgtgtgcatgcacgtgtgtcGGATATTGACTGTGGCGGTAAACGCACGCCCACAGGTTTTTCAGCGTGTCAAGAAAAAGAGTTTCTTACGGTTATTTTTAGCGGAAAGTTTCGTATTGTCCCGGATGAGTTCCTTGTTCGTGTACGACTTGCGCCAGTGTGCCTCCTCGACTAGGCCGATCGATGCAACCGGCCTGTCCTTCTTCATCCCTCCGCTGTAATCCCCCTACTtgcaaaaagagaggaaaaccggGGGGCCGACAAACGAGGAACGACACAGCGGAAGGAACAGTAGGCACCGAGTACGACCGGAAAGTGCCTCTCAAGAGCCGATCAGGCACGGCGTCGGATACGAAACAAACCAATTCTTCCCTTGTTAGTTCTTTGGATGGATAACCTGGATAACCTGTACGAGAGGAAGTCTCCTGGTTTTTTCCAAACGAAACATAGAGTTAACAATAGCAGAATCACAGTGTCACAAACTGGAAAAACACGAGCAAAGTCTCACACAGACCATGGGAGCGACTTGGTACGGTAAATGCCAGACGGCAGCGAACCACAGGTATGCATGGGTAGCTGGCCCTTAAAACACATGCTCTTATCGGCAGCTTCGTTTAATTCCTTCTCCATGTCTTCACCCCGAGTAACGTTAAATATAACTATTGGTTGTCTGTTTTTCGAGAAACCGAAGCAAAGCAGTAAATCCCAGGTCGATATAcgcaggtgcatgcagacactcTGACAGCGAGCTGCTGCTCGAGTCCGGGAAAGCAGACGTCCCCCGCAAATGTGAGTTGAAACGGGAACAAGCAACCGCGAGATGACGTCGAATTTGCGAAACGCTTTCATTCGATGTTTTCTCTTTGAAGATTCACTGAGCAGAGGAGATAAATGAGGAGCCGGCACGCAATTGATCCTGCCGTCTCTGTTGTGCTCCAGCGCAGCCAATACCGCGTCGGGCCTCGCGAGACGTCGGATACAGTTTAGGTCACTTCTGCTTCGAGCCTACTGGCGGCAAGCCGGTCGAGAAGCAGGAAAATCGTATCTTTACGGTTTCTTTCAACGTTCCCAAGTCGTAGGCTTCGACGTTTATTTTCTGTTATGGCTGCTCCAGAATGGGAGCGTGTGCGACCGCCCTGACTCTGTCGAGCGCCGCAAAAGGCGCTGTACTCGATTGCAGTCCATCCGTGTGGCGTTTGCTAGGGACGGCAACATGTGAACTGCGGAAACACGCTTCTTCATGCTCGTGTTCCTCGGTTCCCTTCTGGCCGGagccgtttttcttctgcggaGCACCAGTaccagaagagaaagtgTTTTTCAGCACACCTCGAACATTCGCAATGCTCGCACCGCGTCCAGTCCTTCCCGGCCACGCTGTAGTTACACCTCGCAGACAGGTGAAGGTGAGAAGCTACGGAAAGCGAAATGTGGCCAAGAGGCAAGGCATTGCCCTCTCTGGTTCCTCTGCGTGATATGGAGAGGCTGAGGAGCACACAGTTTTTAGCGAAAGTGTGTCCAACTGCAGATTTCGGCTCTGCTGTCCAATTTCCGTAATTCTGCTCGAGTTACCCTTTTCCCGTTTCATCACTTTCCGTCATTCTGCCCTGCTTTTCTTGGTTTGTTGTCTCAtccgcctttttttcgttcttcgtCAAATCTTGGCATCTTTCCCGAATCGATGGGTGGCCGTGGGTGGCGCAGGGAGCTAGGGA is drawn from Neospora caninum Liverpool complete genome, chromosome X and contains these coding sequences:
- a CDS encoding putative gtr1/ragA G protein domain-containing protein, with the protein product MENNSEATSKLLLMGRAGAGKSSMRSIIFANYMPRDTHKQTPTTNVEHSKLRFLGSLELSIWDCGGQDIFMENYFELQREHIFRNAEVLVYALEVRRGSLIAAQMVESAEGAASCGSSDRPSQSASSSSALRSSSSSSSSAGPRSSSSSSAVLHSPSSSSSPVQPSPCASSSLPPSSPSPSLSVPRASPSPSSAAHSPVSSDVPGGASAHSKRRARSPSFRLSSTPRFPLSTRRLPSAFAATVKSFSSTGTPSALREIAQTDARLRELAKDARYLSEALESIRAFSPGAKVFVLVHKMDIVPHAERPQITAFYQKLVRDLAQEKEVGVFATSIWEETLFQAWSTIVASLVPHAEDLQRDLRVLSELCVADEIVLFEKNTFLSNFSSFVARTPTFSAFIERFTRNTYIMIIISDPGVEPAATLCNIDRAREAFSKFSQAMQIGPSL